One Coffea arabica cultivar ET-39 chromosome 5e, Coffea Arabica ET-39 HiFi, whole genome shotgun sequence DNA segment encodes these proteins:
- the LOC140006921 gene encoding protein FAR1-RELATED SEQUENCE 5-like, whose amino-acid sequence MDCSKLAEDRTPELGMEFNSEEDAYKFYNKYTFKMGFSVRKDYVNKDKDGVTTSRRYSCCKEGVKRKYEGDVMPKRTRAPTKTGCGAKMIIVLLRATMKYRVHDFVLEHNHELHIAQCSHMMPSQRKVSEAQGFQAEISEDAGLSLKQSHELMGNEAAGMENVGYTREDLKRYLRTRRERSLKYGEAGSMLNYFQEQTLENPSFFHAVQLDCEEQITNIFWADAGMLIDYNFFGDVVTFDTTYKTNKEYRSLGVFVGFNQHRQIVIFGAALMYDETIDSFKWVFGTFLEAMFGKRPSTILTDQDHAMAAALSVVMPETFHGLCTFHIRRNFMKHLGNHYKENSDLPYMFGACMYEFEEVEQFNRVWEAMVKKHNLENNEWLSGLYRIRDKWARCMMKERWTAGMRSTQLSESLNAAIKNHLKLDHDLVQFFRHFNRVVDEKRHNELIAEYEMRQKLPMVGLRQTPMFVHASETYSPTIFVAFQNEYGESTAMVILRQQDAGMFVEFTVMRYDGGVERIVVFNRNDVSVRCSCKKYENEGILCRHALKVFDTVGIKIIPPEYVKRRWTKRARAGDCFDRQGRKIVADPKVIVSTRYRELAPAMIKVAARAAMSEDTSKIVITVISDLAKKVELLLLENKGQPLQNPKNLNVEERDKIEIVNEMGEAVVARGIKKRAGGKKSRVKRSWIDKFDRVKRKSRLSRTTQTTVSESEPTSISVEEHMFMGCRSSTDSVSVHSMSQTVNGPPNAVAPEIDESEKVLRLANQGPPGSVPTEWMHPQFSIFSKHNSVRNILMEELVAISTHCDVDQYHVFTPSSQGRNNTQGLQVRVDVASAENEVNE is encoded by the exons ATGGATTGCAGCAAATTGGCAGAAGATCGGACCCCTGAGTTAGGAATGGAGTTCAACAGTGAAGAGGACGCGTACAAGTTTTACAACAAGTACACCTTTAAAATGGGTTTTAGTGTACGTAAAGACTATGTGAATAAAGACAAAGACGGCGTGACCACGTCTAGGAGATATAGTTGCTGCAAGGAAGGGGTGAAGCGCAAGTACGAAGGTGATGTGATGCCAAAGAGGACAAGAGCGCCGACGAAAACAGGGTGTGGAGCTAAAATGATTATCGTGTTGCTTAGAGCCACAATGAAGTACCGTGTGCATGACTTTGTCTTAGAGCATAATCATGAGTTGCACATTGCTCAATGCTCGCACATGATGCCATCACAAAGAAAAGTGAGCGAGGCTCAAGGATTCCAAGCTGAAATAAGCGAGGACGCTGGGCTTTCATTGAAGCAGAGCCATGAGCTTATGGGAAATGAGGCAGCTGGGATGGAAAATGTGGGATATACTCGGGAAGACTTGAAACGATATCTTCGTACTCGACGGGAAAGGAGTTTGAAATATGGAGAAGCAGGTAGCATGCTGAATTATTTTCAAGAGCAAACACTCGAGAATCCATCATTTTTTCATGCCGTACAGCTGGATTGTGAAGAGCAGATAACGAATATTTTTTGGGCAGATGCAGGAATGTTAATTGACTACAACTTTTTTGGAGACGTAGTCACATTCGACACAAcgtacaaaacaaataaagaatacCGGTCACTTGGAGTATTTGTGGGTTTTAACCAACATAGGCAAATTGTGATATTCGGTGCTGCCCTTATGTATGATGAGACTATAGATTCTTTCAAATGGGTATTTGGTACATTTCTAGAAGCAATGTTCGGAAAGCGTCCAAGTACCATACTAACAGACCAAGATCACGCCATGGCAGCCGCTCTATCAGTTGTCATGCCTGAAACATTTCACGGTCTATGTACGTTTCACATAAGGCGCAATTTTATGAAACATCTTGGCAATCACTACAAGGAAAATAGTGATCTGCCATACATGTTTGGTGCCTGCATGTATGAGTTTGAAGAAGTGGAACAATTCAATAGGGTCTGGGAAGCGATGGTGAAGAAACACAatcttgaaaataatgaatggCTCTCCGGATTGTATCGAATTCGTGACAAATGGGCAAGATGCATGATGAAAGAAAGATGGACAGCGGGAATGCGAAGCACCCAACTGAGTGAAAGCCTAAATGCAGCaataaaaaatcatttaaaactgGATCATGATCTTGTGCAGTTCTTTAGACATTTCAATCGGGTGGTTGATGAAAAGAGACACAATGAACTGATCGCAGAATATGAAATGAGGCAAAAGCTCCCCATGGTAGGGTTAAGGCAAACACCTATGTTTGTGCATGCATCAGAGACGTATTCACCAACCATATTTGTTGCATTCCAAAATGAGTATGGTGAATCAACAGCTATGGTTATATTGAGACAACAAGATGCAGGGATGTTTGTGGAGTTTACGGTCATGAGGTATGATGGAGGAGTTGAAAGAATAGTGGTATTCAATCGGAATGATGTAAGTGTACGTTGTAGTTGCAAAAAATACGAGAATGAAGGCATTTTGTGTAGGCACGCATTGAAGGTGTTTGATACCGTGGGTATAAAAATAATTCCTCCTGAATACGTTAAGAGGCGATGGACAAAAAGAGCCCGGGCTGGAGACTGTTTTGATCGGCAAGGACGGAAAATTGTGGCTGATCCAAAAGTAATAGTTTCAACTCGTTATCGAGAGCTTGCTCCAGCCATGATTAAGGTCGCAGCTCGGGCAGCAATGTCGGAGGACACCAGCAAAATAGTAATCACTGTGATATCCGATTTGGCAAAGAAAGTGGAGCTGCTCCTCTTAGAAAACAAAGGGCAACCTTTGCAAAATCCAAAAAATCTGAATGTGGAGGAAcgtgataaaattgaaattgtaaatgaaATGGGAGAGGCAGTAGTCGCAAGAGGCATTAAAAAACGAGCCGGCGGCAAGAAAAGTAGAGTGAAGCGAAGTTGGATCGATAAATTCGACAgagtaaaaagaaaatctagATTATCAAGGACTACACAGACTACG GTCTCAGAATCAGAGCCGACGTCGATTTCAGTTGAGGAACACATGTTTATGGGATGTCGTTCATCTACTGACTCTGTTTCG GTGCATTCAATGAGCCAGACTGTGAACGGCCCTCCAAACGCGGTTGCTCCCGAAATCGATGAAAGTGAGAAG GTCCTCCGTTTGGCTAATCAGGGGCCTCCTGGAAGTGTCCCTACAGAATGGATGCATCcccaattttctattttttccaaGCATAACTCCGTCAGAAATATCTTAATG GAGGAGCTTGTGGCAATTTCAACACATTGTGATGTTGATCAATATCATGTATTTACACCATCATCCCAG GGAAGAAATAACACCCAGGGATTGCAAGTACGTGTTGACGTAGCCTCCGCCGAGAATGAGGTTAATGAATGA